The Candidatus Binatus sp. genome window below encodes:
- the purU gene encoding formyltetrahydrofolate deformylase has protein sequence MAQGKATLLISCIDRPGIIARVSSHLFMLGCNIITSDQYADDEDGHFFWRIHFESLRLPIAELSKEFDASLPSLLPWDRLRWNLFDSAKRDRIVIMASRLPHCLMDLLSRHRFGELDGDVVGVVSNHPDLEPLARPFEIPFKVIPVLKDRKREAEEELLKHLTELRTDTVVLARYMQVLSGDFLRAWNKPIVNIHHSFLPAFAGQRPHKQAHDKGVKLIGATAHYVTEELDAGPIIAQATTAVTHRDTVADLARKGKDLEVMVLATAVRAHLRKEVLLHHNRTIVFS, from the coding sequence GTGGCGCAGGGTAAAGCGACTCTTCTCATTTCTTGCATCGATCGCCCCGGCATCATAGCGCGCGTCTCAAGCCATCTGTTCATGCTTGGCTGCAATATTATCACCTCCGACCAGTACGCCGACGACGAAGACGGACACTTCTTCTGGCGCATCCACTTCGAGAGTTTGCGGCTCCCGATCGCGGAATTGTCCAAGGAGTTCGACGCCAGCCTCCCGTCGCTCCTGCCGTGGGATCGCTTGCGATGGAATCTGTTCGACTCGGCGAAGCGCGATCGAATCGTAATAATGGCGTCGCGGCTGCCGCACTGCCTGATGGATTTACTGAGCCGCCATCGCTTCGGCGAGCTCGACGGCGACGTGGTGGGCGTGGTCAGCAATCATCCCGATCTGGAGCCGCTCGCGCGTCCGTTCGAGATCCCGTTCAAGGTGATTCCGGTGCTGAAGGATCGCAAACGCGAAGCGGAAGAGGAGTTGCTGAAGCATCTGACCGAGCTCCGCACCGACACGGTCGTGCTCGCGCGCTACATGCAGGTGCTATCCGGCGATTTTCTGCGTGCGTGGAACAAGCCGATCGTCAATATCCATCACAGCTTCCTGCCCGCGTTCGCCGGCCAGCGCCCGCACAAGCAGGCGCATGACAAGGGCGTCAAGTTGATCGGCGCGACCGCGCATTACGTGACCGAGGAACTCGACGCAGGGCCGATCATCGCGCAAGCGACGACCGCAGTGACTCATCGCGACACCGTCGCGGACCTCGCGCGCAAGGGCAAGGACCTCGAAGTGATGGTGCTGGCGACGGCGGTGCGAGCGCATCTGCGCAAGGAAGTGCTGTTGCATCACAACCGCACGATCGTGTTCAGCTAG
- the rsmI gene encoding 16S rRNA (cytidine(1402)-2'-O)-methyltransferase translates to MSTTKIRQTAGAGVLYVVATPIGNADDISARAIRVLSEVDAIACEDTRRTGLLLAHHAIRVPMISYYEHNEERRTPELIERMAADQKIALVTDAGTPAISDPGFRLVRAALDAGIKVIAVPGACAAVAALSIAGLATNRFTFEGFLPQRGGARRKLLEALRREHRTMVFYEAARRLADTLAEMAEAFGGSRKAAVVREITKTYEETIRGTLDELAKRFREQPALGEVTIVVEGAPENSTDSTIEGTPVTVEILREAGLSLKQASAVLSRLSGRPRREIYQDAIKSNASEEAGDE, encoded by the coding sequence ATGTCCACGACGAAGATTAGACAAACCGCGGGCGCCGGCGTGCTGTACGTCGTGGCGACTCCGATCGGGAACGCCGATGATATTTCGGCGCGCGCGATTCGCGTCCTGAGCGAAGTCGATGCGATCGCTTGCGAAGACACGCGGCGAACGGGATTGCTGCTGGCGCACCACGCAATTCGCGTCCCGATGATCAGCTACTACGAGCACAATGAGGAGCGGCGGACGCCGGAACTGATCGAGCGGATGGCTGCGGACCAGAAAATCGCGCTAGTCACCGACGCGGGCACTCCTGCGATATCGGATCCGGGATTTCGGCTGGTGCGCGCGGCGCTCGACGCGGGTATCAAGGTGATCGCGGTACCCGGCGCGTGCGCGGCGGTCGCGGCGTTGTCGATTGCGGGGCTCGCCACCAATCGATTCACGTTCGAGGGATTCTTGCCGCAGCGTGGTGGAGCGCGGCGAAAACTGCTCGAAGCCTTGCGAAGAGAGCATCGCACGATGGTCTTCTATGAGGCGGCGCGCCGGCTTGCCGACACGCTCGCGGAAATGGCGGAGGCATTCGGCGGTTCGCGCAAGGCGGCGGTGGTGAGGGAAATCACCAAGACCTACGAAGAGACAATCCGCGGAACTCTCGACGAACTGGCGAAGCGATTTCGCGAGCAACCTGCGCTCGGCGAAGTGACGATCGTGGTCGAAGGTGCGCCGGAAAATTCGACAGATTCAACAATCGAGGGAACGCCGGTAACCGTCGAGATTCTGCGAGAGGCGGGCTTAAGCCTGAAGCAGGCGAGCGCGGTGCTATCGCGCTTGAGCGGCAGGCCGCGCCGCGAGATTTATCAGGACGCGATCAAATCTAACGCATCGGAGGAGGCTGGCGATGAATGA
- the aroQ gene encoding type II 3-dehydroquinate dehydratase: MRTKASPQARSGARDIAGRPIAVLVVHGPNLNLLGEREPEVYGRTRLADIDRELQRRGREMNLEVETFQSNSEGAIVDRIQQARNKSEILIINPGAYTHTSVAIRDAILAVAIPVIEVHLSNVYKREPFRHHSTIADIAHGRIMGFGAESYDLALQAARTIVEAARAETSRAGRT; this comes from the coding sequence ATGAGGACGAAGGCCTCGCCACAGGCCCGCTCGGGCGCCAGGGACATTGCGGGGAGACCAATCGCGGTGTTGGTCGTGCACGGACCCAATCTGAATCTACTCGGCGAGCGGGAGCCTGAAGTTTACGGACGCACCCGGCTCGCCGATATCGATCGCGAATTGCAGCGGCGCGGGCGCGAGATGAACCTCGAGGTCGAGACGTTTCAATCGAACAGCGAGGGCGCGATCGTCGATCGGATTCAGCAGGCGCGGAACAAGTCTGAGATACTGATTATCAATCCGGGGGCGTACACGCATACCAGCGTCGCGATTCGCGATGCGATCCTCGCGGTGGCGATTCCGGTAATCGAAGTGCATCTGTCCAACGTGTATAAGCGCGAGCCGTTTCGGCATCATTCGACGATCGCCGATATCGCGCATGGACGAATCATGGGATTCGGCGCCGAGAGCTACGACCTGGCTTTGCAGGCGGCGCGCACGATCGTCGAAGCGGCGCGGGCCGAAACGTCTCGCGCAGGGCGTACGTAG
- the accB gene encoding acetyl-CoA carboxylase biotin carboxyl carrier protein, which produces MRSDGAKFPKRASVLRGTHEQMEVREIKALLVLMRDYGLVELEIEDKKGKVRLVRGGARATADETEADSNIQLSARTSPIKMAARHLEAKAEEGSSAGGIELAANQKLIESPMVGTFYRAASPDSTPFVEEGTSVRKGQPLCIIEAMKMMNEIESPAAGRVVRIIASNGQPIEYGQPLMIIEVA; this is translated from the coding sequence ATGCGAAGCGACGGCGCAAAATTTCCCAAGCGGGCATCGGTGCTGAGAGGGACTCACGAGCAGATGGAAGTTCGCGAAATCAAAGCGCTGCTGGTCCTGATGAGAGACTACGGGCTGGTCGAACTCGAGATCGAGGACAAGAAGGGCAAGGTGCGCCTGGTTCGCGGCGGCGCGCGCGCGACCGCCGACGAAACCGAAGCTGATAGCAACATTCAACTGTCGGCGCGAACGTCGCCGATCAAGATGGCGGCGCGGCATCTCGAGGCGAAGGCCGAAGAGGGCAGCAGCGCGGGCGGGATCGAGCTTGCCGCGAATCAGAAGCTGATCGAGAGCCCGATGGTGGGAACGTTTTATCGGGCAGCGTCGCCTGATTCGACTCCGTTCGTCGAAGAAGGAACTTCGGTGCGCAAAGGACAGCCGCTCTGCATTATCGAGGCGATGAAGATGATGAACGAGATCGAATCGCCGGCGGCGGGACGAGTAGTGAGAATAATTGCGTCGAATGGACAGCCGATCGAGTACGGACAGCCGTTGATGATTATCGAAGTTGCGTGA
- the accC gene encoding acetyl-CoA carboxylase biotin carboxylase subunit translates to MFKKLLVANRGTIAIRIIRACRELGISTVAVFSTADKGALHVRMADESVCIGPPAAEDSYLNIPAILSAATTFGADAVHPGYGFLSENGDFAEACQKSGLSFVGPRARHIRLMGDKPRARRIMRRAGVPVLPGSEGTGVTEVREAQTDAKRLGYPVLIKAAAGGGGKGMRIVRDAAELNRLFPLAQGESEASFSSRKMYLEKYLERARHVEFQILADSQRNAIHLGERDCSIQRRHQKVIEESPCPILTARLREKMGKAAVRAASVVGYSNVGTVEFLLSGNGEFYFIEMNTRIQVEHGVTEMVTGVDLVKESIRMAWGEPLKLKQRQVTFGGAAMEFRIYAEDPERHIPSPGVVSNHHPPGGLGVRVETALYDGYRVPVHYDPLIAKLIVHAETRTEVIARAKAALREYVIDGIKTNIPLHLKILHDPDFCRGEFATDFLRRYEPPKAEASPPAPISKAS, encoded by the coding sequence ATGTTCAAAAAACTGCTGGTAGCCAATCGCGGTACGATCGCAATCCGCATTATCCGCGCTTGCCGCGAGTTGGGGATTTCGACGGTCGCGGTATTTTCGACCGCCGACAAGGGCGCGCTCCACGTTCGCATGGCGGACGAGTCGGTATGCATCGGGCCGCCGGCTGCCGAGGACAGCTACCTCAACATCCCTGCGATCCTGAGCGCCGCGACAACGTTCGGCGCCGACGCGGTGCATCCAGGCTACGGCTTTCTTTCCGAGAACGGCGATTTTGCCGAGGCGTGCCAGAAGTCGGGGCTGAGCTTCGTCGGACCTCGCGCGCGCCATATCCGATTGATGGGCGACAAGCCGCGCGCGCGCCGAATCATGCGGCGGGCGGGAGTGCCCGTCTTGCCGGGCAGCGAAGGTACCGGCGTGACCGAAGTGCGCGAGGCGCAGACCGACGCGAAACGCCTCGGCTATCCGGTGTTGATCAAGGCGGCGGCGGGCGGCGGCGGCAAAGGGATGCGAATCGTGCGCGACGCGGCCGAACTTAATCGCCTGTTCCCGCTGGCGCAGGGAGAATCGGAGGCATCGTTCAGCTCGCGCAAAATGTATCTCGAGAAATATCTCGAGCGCGCGCGCCACGTGGAATTTCAGATCCTCGCGGACAGCCAGCGCAACGCGATTCATCTTGGCGAGCGCGATTGCTCGATTCAAAGGCGGCATCAGAAGGTAATAGAGGAATCGCCGTGTCCGATCCTGACTGCGCGGTTGCGCGAAAAGATGGGCAAGGCGGCCGTCCGCGCGGCGTCGGTGGTCGGCTATTCGAACGTCGGCACCGTCGAATTTCTGCTCTCCGGCAACGGCGAGTTTTACTTTATCGAGATGAACACGCGCATCCAGGTCGAGCATGGCGTGACCGAGATGGTCACCGGCGTTGACCTGGTCAAGGAAAGCATCCGAATGGCGTGGGGCGAGCCGCTGAAGCTCAAGCAGCGGCAGGTGACGTTCGGCGGCGCCGCGATGGAATTTCGCATCTACGCGGAGGATCCCGAGCGGCACATCCCGTCGCCGGGCGTGGTGAGCAATCATCATCCGCCGGGCGGGCTTGGCGTTCGCGTCGAGACCGCGCTCTACGACGGATACCGGGTGCCGGTGCATTACGATCCGCTGATCGCGAAGTTGATCGTGCACGCGGAGACGCGGACCGAAGTGATCGCGCGGGCGAAGGCGGCGCTGCGCGAGTACGTGATCGACGGGATCAAGACCAACATCCCGCTGCATCTGAAGATCCTGCACGATCCGGATTTCTGCCGCGGCGAATTTGCCACCGATTTTCTGCGCCGATACGAGCCGCCCAAGGCGGAAGCATCGCCGCCAGCGCCGATCAGCAAAGCCTCTTGA
- a CDS encoding DUF1573 domain-containing protein, translating to MRRIFLALAIGLLIAGTTRAEQSINPNIPGGNSAPPGREPKAVVDTSLYDFGTALEGKQITHTFRIKNAGRGYLDIRGVKTSCGCTTGTPTKTHIAPGDESEIAVMFDTHFQKGHQVRTITASTNDPNNPQVPMTMQGTVKQQVAATPAEVAFGSVRKGAEATREIVIDDLVGGSTAFKVGPVSNSSSSIKVVQEKRTDGKPGAMLKITLLKTMPVGTFDDSIKVTTNRVPLNVDVFGTVSGDLNIDPAQVSFGIVPRGQDIVRIIKLSNEGSRNVKVLDVSSSTPTVVASAEPVKSGKEYKLTVTLKRGTPEGQLHGNLTIKTDDPEQSTLAVPFYAIVGQFKS from the coding sequence ATGCGACGAATTTTTTTGGCACTCGCGATCGGCTTGCTGATCGCGGGGACGACGCGAGCCGAGCAAAGCATCAATCCGAACATCCCGGGCGGCAACAGCGCTCCGCCGGGACGCGAACCGAAAGCGGTGGTCGATACCTCGCTGTATGATTTCGGAACTGCGCTTGAAGGCAAGCAGATCACGCACACTTTCAGAATCAAGAACGCGGGCCGGGGCTATCTCGATATCCGCGGCGTCAAGACGTCGTGCGGATGCACCACCGGCACGCCGACCAAGACGCATATCGCGCCCGGCGACGAGTCCGAAATCGCGGTGATGTTCGACACGCACTTTCAGAAGGGGCATCAGGTGCGCACGATCACCGCGAGCACCAACGACCCCAACAATCCGCAAGTCCCGATGACGATGCAGGGGACCGTCAAGCAGCAAGTCGCGGCCACGCCGGCGGAAGTTGCGTTTGGCAGCGTCCGCAAAGGCGCCGAAGCCACCAGGGAAATCGTGATCGATGATTTGGTCGGCGGCAGTACTGCGTTCAAGGTCGGACCGGTGAGCAATTCGAGTTCGTCGATCAAGGTCGTGCAGGAAAAACGGACCGACGGCAAGCCCGGCGCGATGCTGAAAATCACGCTGCTCAAGACGATGCCGGTCGGGACGTTCGACGATTCAATCAAGGTGACGACCAACCGCGTGCCGCTGAATGTCGATGTGTTCGGGACTGTCAGCGGCGATCTGAATATCGATCCGGCGCAGGTGTCGTTCGGAATCGTGCCGCGCGGACAGGATATCGTGCGGATCATCAAGCTCAGCAATGAGGGAAGTCGCAACGTCAAGGTGCTTGACGTATCGAGCAGCACGCCGACGGTGGTCGCGTCGGCGGAGCCGGTGAAATCGGGTAAGGAATACAAGCTCACGGTGACGCTCAAGCGGGGCACGCCGGAGGGGCAACTTCACGGAAACTTGACGATCAAGACCGACGATCCCGAGCAATCGACGCTCGCGGTGCCGTTCTATGCGATCGTGGGCCAGTTCAAGTCTTAA
- a CDS encoding YiiX/YebB-like N1pC/P60 family cysteine hydrolase yields the protein MARQRKSWNIYGRILDWLSNYAIDLLTKPLKSYALHVPNDMAALKRYVRKGDVILVEGNERISECIKYLTQSSWSHSALYVGDEPIRRNPALKSQLVEQFGDEAKFLVVEALVESGVVLSPVSKYRDFNMRICRPYSLSSADLAEVLDEVLRSVGDTYDLRNVIDLARFFLPVSLVPRRFRRRALSFGSGEPTRVICSSLIASVFHRVRFPIIPSYAQLPSESLPSTGVRRLWSMSGKQPEPSYGIMRVVSPTLITPRDFDLSPYFEIIKFNIIENMRFDYHKILWADDEAPTEPIKKGA from the coding sequence ATGGCGCGGCAGCGGAAAAGCTGGAACATCTACGGCCGAATTCTGGATTGGCTGAGCAACTACGCGATCGATCTGCTCACCAAGCCGCTCAAGTCGTACGCGCTGCACGTTCCCAACGACATGGCGGCGCTCAAGCGCTACGTGCGCAAAGGCGACGTGATACTGGTCGAGGGCAACGAGCGCATCAGCGAATGCATCAAGTACCTGACGCAGAGTTCGTGGTCGCATTCGGCGCTCTACGTCGGGGACGAGCCGATTCGGCGCAATCCCGCACTGAAAAGCCAACTGGTCGAGCAGTTTGGCGACGAGGCGAAATTCTTGGTGGTCGAGGCGCTGGTCGAATCGGGCGTGGTGCTGTCGCCGGTATCCAAGTATCGCGATTTCAACATGCGGATTTGCCGGCCGTACAGCCTGTCGTCCGCCGATCTTGCCGAAGTTCTGGACGAGGTGCTGCGCAGCGTGGGCGATACTTATGATTTGCGCAACGTGATCGATCTCGCGCGATTCTTTTTGCCGGTGAGCCTGGTGCCGCGGCGATTCCGCCGCCGCGCGCTCAGTTTCGGCAGCGGCGAGCCGACGCGTGTGATATGCTCGAGCCTGATCGCGTCGGTATTTCACCGGGTGAGGTTTCCGATCATTCCGAGCTATGCTCAATTGCCGAGTGAGAGCTTGCCTTCGACCGGAGTGCGGCGCCTCTGGTCGATGAGCGGCAAGCAACCAGAACCGTCTTACGGTATTATGCGCGTGGTATCGCCGACGCTGATCACGCCGCGGGACTTTGATTTGTCGCCCTATTTCGAGATCATCAAGTTCAATATTATCGAGAACATGCGATTCGACTATCACAAAATCTTGTGGGCTGATGACGAAGCGCCGACCGAGCCCATCAAGAAGGGCGCCTGA
- a CDS encoding lipopolysaccharide biosynthesis protein: protein MHSALRAKPIARTVAAILFLLLFAPALVSAAEPAFNIYYSGAEDLVLTRLQLDPATHRVTTLGAAATAVVQDNLPAVGPELDALKARVKSGMGVLLILGRHTEPAALESLTDGIVKQAGIVDVAHGPTHDRELERLAAVINYIGPPADPLRTNVSWLSAVRVHERSLLDINGAEVLVRTNGYGPVKPGTPILLRVKSGAGTIYVLNVWLRQGDQSLRIASMIAMLKGIEGAENYDFQRWPYFNWLLYGMTRTAAGVAPIAYGEWIAAPVPDRPQARILAWIFLTMFAVFLTAFLIVRRYSMRHPELLDRFYRPSVQPVPRPASLGAAAAPVKIDSETPADRGDPRWEIVGFHRPLSGFFYNYLLSLFIMIPLNFAVTFYIERTFVNPFLEARGAWAAVVQFMLIFFTLLDLGTSQAMVKYFAEYRLTDPGRAITFAQFFIWFHALAGMFQIAALGLVAAVWMPHTAMAYLAWFVILHTLIQFPGFISIFFSLFRALQRFDYAQLLIVLTYVLNPVIQMICGIYMRHWGLMHPVFGEGMGVVFGFAIGGVIANLFMGLFCSIFYEKMGFNLVTIFLAHFDRETIKKSIVYGAKLTGGQAAVAISWGLVPVLMAILLPNFLELNEIFLLTFVFSFAYLETGAYIFTTLMPSISEAYSQAKLALTRRYLDQGLRWAIMVCSMLGGAFIAFSDVFIKGLLPPQFVRAATVMWLMHLWRLADFTTRLPDQVFQGVGRTGTFTWTSLLEHTSRVVLTWYMLKWYGFEGVFYAFLISSVMRGLVAWPLMGYLVAWPAISWWQTIFNPALAAIGNYAIMRAFALAVWRGPGHVASAWLVVLVSLIGSLPVYMLLSGLLGWDRASLAEFRDAAELVPAPFGGIARMAHSLVEWGSKLSPLNDRFPGNLVEEAAAESGELTALKAELH from the coding sequence ATGCATTCTGCGTTGCGCGCCAAACCGATCGCCCGGACCGTCGCCGCGATTCTCTTTCTTCTGCTCTTCGCTCCCGCTCTCGTTTCGGCCGCCGAACCCGCTTTCAACATCTATTATTCCGGCGCCGAGGATCTGGTGCTGACGCGCCTGCAACTCGATCCGGCGACTCATCGCGTCACGACTCTCGGCGCCGCCGCAACGGCCGTCGTTCAGGATAACCTGCCCGCCGTCGGTCCGGAACTCGACGCACTCAAGGCGCGCGTCAAAAGTGGCATGGGCGTGTTGCTGATTCTCGGCCGCCACACCGAACCTGCCGCGCTCGAATCGCTCACCGACGGCATCGTGAAGCAGGCCGGAATCGTCGACGTCGCACACGGCCCGACGCATGATCGCGAACTCGAGCGGCTCGCCGCCGTCATCAACTATATCGGCCCGCCCGCCGATCCGCTGCGCACGAATGTGAGTTGGCTTTCCGCCGTCCGCGTTCACGAGCGCTCACTGCTCGACATCAACGGCGCGGAAGTTCTGGTGCGCACCAACGGGTACGGTCCGGTCAAACCCGGAACGCCGATACTGCTCCGTGTCAAATCCGGCGCCGGCACGATCTACGTGCTCAACGTGTGGCTGCGCCAGGGCGATCAGAGCCTCCGAATCGCGAGCATGATCGCGATGCTCAAAGGTATCGAAGGCGCCGAGAATTACGACTTCCAGCGCTGGCCTTATTTCAACTGGCTGCTGTATGGCATGACGCGCACTGCCGCCGGCGTCGCGCCGATTGCCTACGGTGAATGGATCGCAGCGCCGGTGCCCGACCGTCCGCAGGCGCGAATTCTCGCGTGGATTTTTCTCACGATGTTCGCAGTTTTTCTCACCGCGTTCCTGATCGTGCGGCGCTACAGCATGCGGCATCCCGAGTTGCTCGATCGCTTCTACCGGCCGTCAGTGCAACCGGTACCGCGGCCCGCATCGCTCGGCGCCGCGGCTGCGCCCGTCAAGATCGATTCCGAAACGCCGGCCGATCGCGGCGATCCGCGCTGGGAAATCGTCGGCTTCCATCGCCCGCTGAGCGGCTTCTTCTACAACTACCTGCTCTCGCTGTTCATCATGATACCGCTGAATTTCGCGGTGACCTTTTATATCGAGCGCACCTTCGTCAATCCGTTTCTCGAGGCGCGCGGCGCGTGGGCCGCAGTCGTGCAGTTCATGCTGATTTTTTTCACGCTGCTCGATCTCGGCACCAGCCAGGCGATGGTGAAATATTTCGCCGAGTATCGCCTCACCGATCCGGGCCGCGCGATCACCTTTGCGCAGTTCTTCATCTGGTTTCACGCGCTCGCCGGGATGTTCCAAATTGCCGCGCTCGGACTCGTCGCCGCAGTATGGATGCCGCATACCGCGATGGCCTATCTCGCGTGGTTCGTGATCCTGCACACGCTGATCCAGTTCCCCGGCTTCATCTCGATTTTCTTCAGCCTGTTCCGCGCGCTGCAACGCTTCGATTACGCGCAACTGCTGATCGTCCTGACCTATGTACTGAATCCCGTCATCCAGATGATCTGCGGCATCTACATGCGCCACTGGGGTTTGATGCATCCGGTGTTCGGCGAAGGGATGGGCGTGGTGTTCGGTTTCGCGATCGGCGGCGTGATCGCGAATCTCTTCATGGGACTCTTTTGTTCGATCTTCTACGAAAAGATGGGCTTCAACCTGGTCACGATTTTTCTCGCTCACTTCGATCGCGAGACGATCAAAAAATCGATCGTGTACGGCGCGAAACTCACCGGCGGCCAGGCTGCCGTGGCGATCAGTTGGGGCCTGGTGCCAGTCCTGATGGCGATCCTGCTGCCGAATTTTCTCGAGCTCAACGAAATTTTTCTGCTCACGTTCGTTTTCTCGTTCGCCTATCTCGAAACCGGCGCTTACATCTTCACCACCCTGATGCCTTCGATCTCCGAGGCCTATTCGCAGGCCAAGCTGGCGCTCACCCGCCGCTACCTCGACCAGGGACTGCGCTGGGCGATCATGGTGTGCTCGATGCTGGGCGGCGCGTTCATCGCATTCTCCGACGTTTTCATCAAGGGCCTGCTGCCGCCGCAATTCGTCCGCGCCGCAACGGTGATGTGGCTGATGCATCTGTGGCGTCTCGCCGATTTCACGACGCGCCTGCCCGACCAGGTTTTTCAGGGCGTCGGACGCACGGGCACCTTCACCTGGACTTCGCTGCTCGAACACACAAGCCGCGTGGTGCTGACGTGGTACATGCTCAAGTGGTACGGATTCGAAGGCGTATTTTACGCCTTTCTGATTTCATCGGTGATGCGCGGACTCGTCGCATGGCCGCTGATGGGCTACCTGGTCGCGTGGCCCGCGATCAGTTGGTGGCAGACCATCTTCAATCCGGCGCTCGCCGCGATCGGCAACTACGCGATCATGCGGGCATTCGCGCTCGCCGTATGGCGCGGGCCCGGCCACGTCGCGAGCGCATGGCTCGTCGTGCTCGTGAGCCTGATCGGTTCGCTGCCGGTTTACATGCTGCTGAGCGGCTTGCTCGGATGGGATCGTGCGAGTCTTGCCGAGTTCCGCGACGCCGCCGAGCTGGTGCCCGCGCCGTTCGGTGGAATTGCGCGGATGGCGCATTCGCTGGTCGAATGGGGCTCGAAACTGAGCCCGCTCAACGATCGTTTTCCGGGAAATCTGGTCGAAGAAGCCGCCGCGGAATCAGGCGAGCTGACGGCCCTCAAAGCGGAACTGCACTAA
- a CDS encoding nitroreductase family protein, translating into MDAIEAILSRRVQRTFAATPVEAEKLSKIVEAGRHAMSARNLQPWQFIVIRNRERLKEIGALCTTGRFVADSPTAIVVLKDDGNARWAAVDCAQAVQNMANAGWALGLGTCWVGNFDAAKVGELLGVPVGWSIFTILPFGYRDAAKPPEGKALKSRREMLHYETYGNPKPN; encoded by the coding sequence ATGGATGCCATCGAAGCGATTCTCTCGCGCCGCGTGCAGCGCACATTCGCGGCGACGCCGGTCGAAGCGGAAAAACTGTCGAAGATTGTCGAAGCGGGCCGCCACGCGATGAGCGCGCGCAATCTGCAGCCGTGGCAATTTATCGTGATCCGGAATCGCGAGCGCTTGAAAGAAATCGGCGCGCTGTGCACCACGGGGCGATTCGTCGCAGACTCTCCCACGGCGATCGTCGTACTGAAGGATGACGGCAACGCGCGATGGGCCGCGGTCGATTGCGCGCAGGCGGTGCAGAACATGGCGAACGCGGGCTGGGCGCTTGGACTCGGCACGTGCTGGGTCGGAAATTTCGATGCGGCGAAAGTCGGCGAACTGCTCGGCGTCCCCGTAGGTTGGTCGATCTTCACGATTCTGCCGTTCGGATACCGGGACGCGGCGAAACCACCTGAGGGCAAGGCGCTCAAGTCGCGCCGCGAGATGCTCCACTACGAGACGTACGGCAATCCGAAACCGAATTGA
- a CDS encoding rhodanese-like domain-containing protein, giving the protein MPINQQPPPEAFDTLKKNPDAIYLDVRTEAEFAAGHPAGAINVPVMLAKGAGQMQLNLEFVDVAEKVFPRDKKLVVGCLSGGRSQRACEMLEEAGFTDLTNVVGGFGGQRDASGQVVVKGWRDSGLPVTNDLGDASYESQRKKAAL; this is encoded by the coding sequence ATGCCGATAAATCAGCAGCCGCCGCCCGAAGCCTTCGACACGCTGAAGAAAAATCCTGACGCGATCTACCTCGACGTGCGGACGGAAGCGGAGTTCGCCGCGGGGCATCCGGCGGGCGCGATCAATGTTCCGGTGATGCTGGCGAAGGGCGCCGGACAGATGCAGCTCAACCTCGAGTTCGTCGATGTCGCGGAGAAAGTATTTCCGCGCGACAAGAAGCTGGTCGTTGGATGCCTGTCGGGCGGACGCTCGCAGCGCGCGTGCGAGATGCTCGAGGAGGCGGGCTTCACCGATCTCACGAATGTCGTCGGCGGATTCGGCGGCCAGCGCGACGCCTCGGGGCAAGTCGTCGTCAAGGGATGGCGCGACTCAGGCTTGCCGGTGACGAACGATCTCGGCGACGCGAGCTACGAATCGCAACGCAAAAAAGCGGCGCTCTGA
- a CDS encoding cob(I)yrinic acid a,c-diamide adenosyltransferase has product MAIRLTKIYTRTGDQGLTALVGGKRVPKESGRLEAYGTIDELNSIVGIVRTFLPQYRAGLAGDFESYSESLRRIQNELFDVGSELATPPDFEYPQMHKMGAGEVKKLEVEMDAMERELEPLKSFTLPGGGVLNAFLHQARTVCRRAERILWALKREEDINDQLIIYVNRLSDHLFVQSRWVAKRLNEPEFLWDRALRIEEEEKTARGSKPRRDGAKS; this is encoded by the coding sequence ATGGCAATCCGGCTGACGAAAATCTACACCCGCACCGGCGACCAGGGCCTCACCGCGCTGGTCGGCGGCAAGCGGGTGCCGAAAGAGAGCGGACGGCTCGAGGCCTACGGCACGATCGATGAGCTGAATTCGATCGTGGGCATCGTGCGCACTTTTCTGCCGCAGTATCGCGCAGGTCTCGCGGGAGATTTCGAATCGTATTCCGAATCGTTGCGGCGCATCCAGAATGAACTCTTCGACGTCGGCAGCGAACTCGCGACGCCGCCCGATTTCGAGTATCCGCAGATGCACAAGATGGGCGCGGGCGAGGTCAAAAAACTCGAAGTTGAAATGGATGCGATGGAGCGCGAGCTCGAGCCGCTCAAATCCTTCACGCTGCCGGGCGGCGGCGTGCTCAACGCTTTTTTGCATCAGGCGCGCACGGTATGCCGCCGCGCCGAGCGAATTTTGTGGGCGCTCAAGCGCGAGGAAGACATCAACGATCAACTGATTATCTACGTCAATCGGCTGAGCGATCATCTGTTCGTGCAATCGAGGTGGGTCGCCAAGCGCCTGAACGAGCCGGAATTTTTGTGGGATCGCGCGCTTAGAATTGAAGAGGAAGAAAAGACGGCGCGAGGTTCGAAGCCGCGGCGCGACGGCGCGAAATCCTGA